In Planctomicrobium piriforme, a single genomic region encodes these proteins:
- the hpnE gene encoding hydroxysqualene dehydroxylase HpnE, which translates to MPSSVSDSVSGRVVIVGGGLAGIAAATALAEADLQVTLLESRPQLGGRATSYIDKASGETIDNCQHVSMGCCTNLRDLCERLQVADAFQTESELYFIAPNGECCSFSADPLPAPFHLTRAFLKLSYLSLREKVLFASAVRALAQARPEKLLGSNFADWLRTHRQTDRLIQNVWEVVLVSALSESLDRIDAAYARKVFVDGFLSHADSWKVEIPRIDLDELYSQRTRAALAAKGVDVRVQTRATGLTYEDERVAQVSLHNGDPLIADDVILAVPQHQLSALLPSSPKLDSLRQQVSQLETAPITSVHLWYDRPLTALPHAVLVGRLSQWMFNRGQRTLNGESAHYYQVVISASRQLREWSQEDAIAAVAAELRAVWPSHRVPKLLHSRMITERRAVFSVTPGIDALRPVQQTGIENLQIAGDYTQTGWPATMEGAVISGYLAAENVPRRLGRPLQIVRPGLPFAGLSRWCLGLK; encoded by the coding sequence GTGCCATCTTCTGTTTCGGACTCAGTCTCAGGCCGCGTCGTCATCGTTGGAGGCGGTCTGGCGGGAATCGCTGCCGCAACAGCGTTGGCGGAAGCCGACTTGCAGGTGACACTGCTCGAAAGTCGCCCGCAGCTTGGCGGTCGGGCGACCTCATATATCGACAAGGCTTCCGGCGAAACGATTGATAACTGTCAGCACGTCAGCATGGGCTGCTGCACCAATCTGCGGGATCTGTGTGAGCGACTGCAAGTCGCCGACGCCTTTCAAACAGAATCGGAACTCTATTTCATCGCTCCGAACGGCGAATGCTGCTCGTTCTCCGCCGACCCGTTGCCGGCCCCGTTTCACCTCACTCGCGCGTTCCTGAAACTGTCCTATCTCTCGCTGCGAGAGAAGGTGTTGTTCGCCTCTGCCGTCAGAGCTCTGGCGCAGGCACGACCCGAAAAACTCTTGGGCAGCAACTTCGCCGACTGGCTGCGAACTCACCGGCAGACCGACCGGCTGATTCAGAACGTCTGGGAAGTTGTGCTGGTGAGCGCTCTCAGCGAATCGCTCGACCGCATTGACGCGGCGTACGCTCGCAAGGTCTTCGTCGACGGATTTCTCAGTCACGCCGACAGCTGGAAGGTCGAGATCCCACGAATTGATCTCGATGAACTCTATTCGCAGCGCACGCGAGCCGCACTTGCTGCCAAAGGGGTTGATGTCCGCGTGCAGACCCGGGCGACCGGGCTGACGTACGAGGATGAACGAGTCGCGCAGGTCTCACTGCATAATGGAGATCCGCTGATTGCGGACGACGTGATTCTGGCGGTCCCTCAGCATCAGTTGTCTGCGCTGCTCCCTTCCAGTCCAAAACTGGATTCGCTGAGACAACAGGTTTCACAACTGGAAACCGCACCGATTACCAGCGTTCATCTCTGGTACGACCGCCCCCTCACCGCGTTGCCGCACGCCGTGCTGGTCGGACGGCTCAGTCAGTGGATGTTCAACCGGGGTCAACGCACGTTGAACGGCGAATCTGCTCACTACTATCAGGTCGTGATCAGCGCCAGCCGGCAGCTGCGTGAATGGTCACAAGAAGACGCGATTGCCGCCGTCGCTGCCGAACTCCGGGCAGTCTGGCCCAGTCATCGAGTACCAAAGCTGCTGCATTCGCGGATGATTACCGAACGCCGAGCCGTCTTCTCGGTCACACCGGGCATCGATGCCCTACGGCCTGTTCAGCAGACAGGAATCGAAAACCTGCAAATCGCAGGCGACTACACCCAGACCGGGTGGCCCGCCACGATGGAAGGAGCCGTGATCAGCGGATATCTCGCGGCAGAAAACGTGCCGCGTCGACTCGGTCGCCCACTACAAATCGTCCGCCCTGGCCTGCCGTTCGCGGGGCTTTCACGCTGGTGTCTGGGACTCAAGTAA
- a CDS encoding sigma-70 family RNA polymerase sigma factor, producing the protein MHRLDSGLMELMKRTQKQGFLTFQMVDAYLPDEGGDPVMMDRIIHALEELDLPLINDPSAPKTVADKTRMEQQTHEPDITEMALARGLIEPDAPMSSRDPIRMYLSQMGNIPLLTREDEIFLAKQIEVTRKRYRRMLMQSDFAINTAVEILEQVHTGELPFERTLRTSDTENTKKEQILGRMPVNLPTLKHLLAENRKDFELTRAEHVSNEDKHAARDRMRIRRRKMCTLAEELSLRTHRLQPVYKRMQQIGERMSELVREINLIKRKPTAANEVAMLRRELNELVDMTCETAEEYKNRLAGIRDRFDAWTHAKQQLSGGNLRLVVSIAKKYRNRGLSFLDLIQEGNAGLMRGVEKYEYRRGYKFSTYATWWIRQAITRAVADHARTIRIPVHMFQSISTLKAKSEQIRQETGREPTTEELAEAVGLSVEETERIMKTWKHPISLDTPVGESEDSSYGDFLEDSSESTPADSAMHQMLRDKINHVLKSLTYREREIIKLRYGLGDGYSYTLEETGRIFKVTRERIRQIESKALRKLQHQTRAEHLRGFVESLYSGSDVELPPVEVSEDLEAMAM; encoded by the coding sequence GTGCATCGACTCGACTCCGGTCTCATGGAGCTGATGAAGCGGACTCAGAAACAAGGGTTTCTGACATTCCAGATGGTCGACGCATACCTTCCCGATGAAGGGGGCGACCCGGTCATGATGGACCGGATTATCCATGCGCTCGAAGAGCTCGATCTGCCGCTGATCAACGATCCCAGCGCTCCAAAAACCGTGGCCGACAAGACCCGGATGGAGCAGCAGACCCATGAGCCAGACATCACCGAGATGGCCCTGGCCCGCGGCCTGATCGAGCCGGACGCACCGATGTCGTCCCGCGACCCGATCCGCATGTATCTCAGCCAGATGGGCAACATCCCTCTGCTCACCCGCGAAGACGAAATCTTCCTGGCCAAGCAGATCGAAGTCACACGCAAGCGCTACCGCCGCATGCTGATGCAGTCGGACTTCGCGATCAATACCGCAGTCGAAATCCTCGAACAGGTCCACACTGGCGAACTGCCGTTCGAGCGTACCCTACGAACCTCGGATACGGAAAACACCAAGAAGGAGCAGATCCTCGGTCGTATGCCGGTGAACCTGCCGACCCTGAAGCACCTGCTGGCCGAAAACCGCAAGGATTTCGAACTGACCCGGGCGGAGCACGTTTCGAACGAAGACAAGCACGCTGCCCGCGACCGGATGCGAATTCGCCGTCGCAAGATGTGTACGCTGGCCGAAGAACTGTCGCTGCGAACCCATCGCCTGCAGCCCGTCTACAAGCGGATGCAGCAGATTGGCGAGCGGATGAGCGAACTCGTTCGCGAAATCAATCTCATCAAACGCAAGCCGACCGCCGCCAACGAAGTCGCCATGCTTCGCCGCGAACTGAACGAACTGGTCGACATGACCTGCGAAACCGCGGAAGAGTACAAGAACCGCCTGGCCGGTATCCGCGACCGCTTTGATGCCTGGACCCATGCCAAGCAGCAGCTCTCCGGCGGGAACCTGCGTCTCGTGGTCTCGATCGCCAAGAAGTACCGTAACCGCGGGCTGAGCTTCCTCGACCTGATTCAGGAAGGGAACGCCGGCCTGATGCGCGGCGTCGAGAAGTATGAATACCGCCGCGGCTACAAGTTCTCGACCTATGCGACGTGGTGGATTCGTCAGGCGATCACCCGGGCCGTGGCTGACCATGCCCGCACGATTCGTATTCCGGTCCACATGTTCCAGAGCATCTCGACACTGAAAGCCAAGAGCGAACAGATTCGCCAGGAAACCGGTCGCGAACCGACGACGGAAGAACTCGCTGAAGCCGTCGGGCTGTCGGTCGAGGAAACCGAGCGGATCATGAAGACCTGGAAGCACCCGATCAGTCTCGATACGCCTGTTGGCGAAAGCGAAGACTCGAGCTACGGCGACTTCCTGGAAGACAGCAGCGAAAGCACGCCGGCCGACTCGGCCATGCACCAGATGCTGCGTGACAAGATCAACCACGTTCTCAAGAGCCTCACCTACCGCGAGCGGGAAATCATCAAGCTCCGCTACGGTCTGGGTGACGGCTACAGCTACACGCTGGAAGAAACCGGCCGCATCTTCAAGGTGACCCGCGAACGTATCCGCCAGATCGAGTCGAAGGCGCTCCGCAAACTGCAGCACCAGACCCGGGCAGAGCACCTGCGCGGCTTCGTGGAGTCACTCTACTCCGGCTCAGACGTGGAACTCCCGCCAGTGGAAGTTTCAGAAGACCTGGAAGCGATGGCGATGTAA
- a CDS encoding Ohr family peroxiredoxin: MAAKLLFTGMTHTSGGPHGATRSSDGLLDLQLPEPHPAAERMFAAAWSACFIGAIEVAAARKKISLPAAPEIDATINLFLEKNEFFLRARLDVSIPGVDREVAKELVEAAHGICPYSKATRGNIDVELNVV; encoded by the coding sequence ATGGCTGCCAAGCTGCTCTTTACCGGGATGACTCACACGAGCGGAGGCCCTCACGGCGCTACCCGCAGCTCGGACGGCCTGCTCGATCTGCAGTTGCCTGAGCCTCATCCAGCGGCTGAGCGAATGTTCGCTGCCGCCTGGTCGGCCTGCTTTATCGGGGCGATTGAAGTGGCCGCCGCCCGTAAGAAGATCTCGCTCCCGGCCGCTCCCGAGATCGACGCGACGATCAATCTGTTTCTCGAAAAGAATGAGTTCTTTCTGCGAGCCCGACTCGACGTGAGCATCCCAGGCGTCGACCGCGAGGTGGCGAAGGAATTGGTCGAAGCGGCCCATGGCATTTGCCCCTATTCGAAAGCAACCCGGGGCAATATCGACGTCGAATTGAACGTCGTCTGA
- a CDS encoding DUF433 domain-containing protein yields the protein MNEQWRSRITLEPGKRSGKACIRGLRITVYDVLSYLAAGMTTEEILSDFSALTQEDIQACLAFAAERERRIVMAVA from the coding sequence GTGAACGAGCAATGGCGGTCGCGAATTACCCTTGAGCCGGGCAAGCGGAGCGGAAAAGCCTGTATCCGCGGCCTGCGGATCACAGTGTACGATGTATTATCGTACCTGGCCGCAGGCATGACGACGGAGGAGATCCTGAGTGACTTCTCCGCGCTGACTCAGGAAGACATTCAGGCCTGCCTGGCGTTCGCTGCTGAACGGGAGCGAAGAATCGTCATGGCCGTGGCATGA
- a CDS encoding MarR family winged helix-turn-helix transcriptional regulator — MRALPVESPPGWITRWNQISRRLRKQLSDRYTDAGLSESRASVLAALDGPTRHATQADLAAVLLISESNLCGLVERMRVEGLIERDRSPLDRRKTVLTLTSLGRTRCEVVRQIHEEFEQSLRIALPRPELSLDQASLNGLSVALTSLEAVRPESGSQERSAA, encoded by the coding sequence ATGCGCGCTCTGCCTGTTGAATCTCCGCCAGGGTGGATCACCCGTTGGAACCAGATTTCCAGACGGCTGCGGAAGCAGCTTTCGGATCGATATACCGATGCCGGACTGAGTGAATCCCGGGCAAGCGTCCTGGCCGCGCTCGATGGCCCGACCCGGCACGCCACCCAGGCCGACCTCGCCGCCGTCCTTCTGATTTCCGAATCCAACCTGTGCGGGCTGGTCGAGCGGATGCGGGTGGAAGGTCTGATCGAGAGGGACCGTTCGCCGCTCGACCGCCGCAAGACAGTGCTCACGCTTACGTCGTTGGGGCGCACTCGCTGCGAAGTGGTGCGGCAGATTCACGAAGAATTCGAGCAGTCGCTGCGGATTGCCCTGCCCCGGCCTGAACTGAGCCTGGATCAGGCGAGCTTGAACGGGCTGTCGGTGGCGCTGACGAGCCTCGAAGCAGTCCGTCCTGAAAGCGGCAGCCAGGAAAGGAGTGCGGCATGA